A single genomic interval of Deltaproteobacteria bacterium harbors:
- a CDS encoding DUF3365 domain-containing protein, whose protein sequence is MWNGSCARSPVGPSEKTRTRGPGFDESREVLMTAPERDMARSRDIMFLLGALAWVLTLAISLAWNLVQTDRSMIAFARSNARAAFAKDLVYRRWASMHGGLYVQPSEATPPNPYLSHIPDRDLTATDGRRLTLINPAYMTRQVHELGDAKLGLLGHITSLDPIRPENGPDEWEAKALRSLADGAWEVTKVADLNGEPHFRFMRALMTEESCLKCHGVQGYKVGEIRGGISVSVPLESYMADVAFQYRLLVSAHVLIGLLGLAGLWMAWRLDRRSTKALQESEAMYRDVLSSISDAVFLTDLQGRLTFVCPNVQTIFGLSREEASGRGSIVSILGSMVFGPGQLRDEGDELVNQEQTITRPDGRERHLLVNVKRIAIQGSEVLYTCRDVTERRLAQSEARERARTIRIFYDLVNSSNNIVVAKDTGLRYLLVNAAYTDLTGWTNEQVIGRTDEELFEGKATPEQIAGFMANDRAALALPPGEILTSEEGITESDGQVRTFWTRKFPIFMDGVLLGTGTMTTEITELKRVQAELEQARDAAEESSRIKTEFLANMSHELRTPLNGILGMMQLLRTTDVDEEKQGYVGMAERSAQRLSELLSDILDLVKIEAGRMPLKPKAFRPEEILQAVSDAFGMTCHQKGLELVLHRVDEFPGSMLGDKARILQVVFNLVGNACKYTDEGKVEVEISGFKCFDEVPFRLMVRVRDTGIGIPDEIQNGLFEPFVQADGSMTRKYQGAGLGLALVKRLVILMGGHLALESREGHGTTVYVTIPVEVGTSYLKTSA, encoded by the coding sequence ATGTGGAACGGGTCCTGCGCAAGGTCACCGGTCGGGCCGAGTGAGAAGACCCGGACCCGTGGACCCGGGTTCGATGAGTCACGGGAGGTCCTGATGACGGCACCGGAGCGAGATATGGCCCGGTCCAGAGACATTATGTTCCTGCTCGGAGCACTGGCCTGGGTTCTGACTCTGGCCATTTCTCTGGCCTGGAATTTGGTCCAGACGGACAGGTCTATGATCGCCTTTGCCCGGTCCAACGCCCGGGCGGCCTTTGCCAAGGACCTCGTGTACCGGCGCTGGGCGAGCATGCACGGCGGATTGTATGTCCAGCCCAGCGAGGCCACACCACCTAATCCTTATCTCTCCCACATTCCGGATCGAGACCTGACGGCCACGGACGGGCGTCGCCTGACCCTGATCAATCCGGCCTACATGACCCGTCAGGTCCACGAACTGGGTGATGCCAAACTCGGCCTGCTGGGCCATATCACCAGCCTGGATCCGATCCGGCCCGAAAACGGGCCCGACGAATGGGAGGCCAAGGCCCTGCGGTCTTTGGCCGATGGGGCCTGGGAAGTCACGAAGGTCGCAGATCTCAACGGGGAACCCCATTTCCGGTTCATGCGGGCGTTGATGACCGAGGAGAGCTGTCTCAAATGCCACGGCGTCCAGGGGTACAAGGTGGGTGAGATTCGGGGAGGGATTAGCGTATCCGTGCCACTGGAATCGTATATGGCCGACGTCGCGTTTCAGTACCGGTTGCTGGTCTCGGCTCACGTCCTGATCGGACTTCTCGGGCTGGCCGGACTGTGGATGGCGTGGCGGCTGGACCGCAGATCCACAAAGGCCTTGCAGGAAAGCGAGGCCATGTACCGGGACGTGCTTTCCAGCATCTCCGACGCCGTGTTCTTGACCGATCTCCAGGGCCGGTTGACCTTTGTCTGCCCCAACGTGCAAACCATTTTCGGTCTGAGCCGGGAGGAGGCTTCGGGTCGAGGCTCCATCGTTTCCATTCTTGGAAGCATGGTCTTTGGTCCCGGGCAGCTCCGGGACGAGGGTGACGAGCTGGTCAACCAAGAACAGACCATTACTCGTCCCGACGGCCGGGAGCGCCATCTGTTGGTCAACGTCAAGCGCATCGCCATCCAGGGGAGCGAAGTCCTCTACACCTGCCGGGACGTGACCGAACGGAGGCTGGCCCAATCCGAGGCCCGCGAACGGGCTAGGACCATCAGGATTTTTTATGACCTGGTCAACAGCAGTAACAATATCGTAGTGGCTAAGGACACCGGGCTTCGCTACCTGCTGGTCAACGCGGCCTACACCGATCTGACAGGTTGGACCAACGAGCAGGTCATCGGGCGGACGGACGAGGAGCTTTTCGAGGGCAAGGCCACGCCGGAGCAGATCGCCGGGTTCATGGCCAACGACCGGGCCGCGTTGGCCCTGCCTCCGGGCGAGATCCTCACGTCCGAAGAGGGGATCACCGAGTCCGACGGACAGGTGCGGACTTTTTGGACCCGGAAATTTCCAATTTTCATGGATGGCGTGCTCCTGGGTACCGGGACCATGACCACCGAGATCACAGAACTGAAACGGGTTCAGGCCGAATTGGAACAGGCCAGGGACGCGGCTGAGGAGTCCAGCCGAATCAAGACCGAGTTCCTGGCCAACATGAGTCACGAGCTTCGGACCCCCCTGAACGGCATCCTGGGGATGATGCAACTTTTGCGGACCACAGACGTCGACGAGGAGAAGCAGGGGTACGTGGGCATGGCCGAGCGTTCGGCCCAGAGGCTGTCCGAGCTTCTGAGCGACATTCTGGACCTGGTCAAGATCGAGGCCGGGCGGATGCCGCTGAAGCCCAAGGCCTTTCGGCCTGAGGAAATTTTGCAGGCAGTCTCGGACGCCTTTGGCATGACCTGCCATCAGAAGGGCCTTGAACTCGTTCTCCACAGAGTGGACGAATTTCCCGGCAGCATGCTGGGTGACAAGGCCAGAATACTGCAGGTGGTCTTTAACCTGGTGGGTAACGCCTGCAAATACACGGACGAGGGCAAGGTGGAGGTCGAGATTTCAGGTTTCAAATGCTTCGACGAGGTTCCGTTCCGGCTGATGGTCCGAGTCCGGGACACGGGCATCGGTATCCCGGACGAGATCCAGAACGGCCTGTTTGAGCCCTTTGTCCAGGCCGACGGGTCCATGACGAGAAAATACCAGGGGGCTGGCCTGGGCCTAGCTCTGGTCAAACGACTGGTGATTCTCATGGGCGGCCATCTGGCCTTGGAAAGCCGTGAGGGCCATGGAACCACGGTATACGTGACCATTCCCGTGGAGGTCGGCACGTCGTATTTGAAGACCTCGGCCTGA
- a CDS encoding PKD domain-containing protein, protein MFETMTWRCPMKTKAMRIVPLCVLAFVLAVFGLAWAESLEVKLDVKVKDGKISCAWTGYQGQDFKYYKLLRNRFPGAKYPEDGYLFYSTDPGITTYLDKNPLGGVSYYRACIVLDNGGKYYSSSVKVEMGEAPEPEDLKLEAEVTDAGNVVLTWTRFMGSDFRFYKVLRNEFPGAEYPRDGYLAVISNQEAIGHTDSDPLPGTSYYRLCAVTGTDKYYSESVKVEMGEDPGRIEVTIGAGKTFGPAPLSVVFRATAKKAGECLFRWDMGDGTVLSGAEVRHTFRVEGSYTVTVLATDRAGRTGESSMEVNVLASGNATEYAYILPYYTSRANEWTGVGLTNESQKGEAHVSIEVYDQSGGLIFGEDVGQPIPPQGQIAQVISGFSRTEGWMLIRSDAPLTGLSFFGTNGVGNYMADIPLVDAVHPALRIPHVAQDREWSTMIMVCNPNPQTVEVVLTFVGQNGVDDGSRTLEIDALGAAKISLSDIAASQGKGGSVRIVSEPGVAAFALYENLKFNGKCFSGIAAVPIESDIPTDPFE, encoded by the coding sequence ATGTTTGAAACAATGACCTGGAGGTGCCCCATGAAGACGAAGGCGATGCGTATAGTCCCCTTGTGTGTTTTGGCGTTCGTGTTGGCCGTTTTTGGCTTGGCCTGGGCCGAATCTCTTGAGGTGAAGCTCGACGTGAAGGTCAAAGACGGCAAGATCTCATGCGCCTGGACCGGGTATCAGGGTCAGGATTTTAAATATTACAAATTGTTGCGCAATAGATTTCCCGGAGCGAAATATCCAGAGGACGGGTACCTTTTCTATTCGACCGACCCCGGGATCACGACTTACCTCGACAAGAACCCCTTGGGTGGAGTTTCGTACTACAGGGCCTGCATCGTTTTGGACAACGGCGGCAAGTATTACTCTTCAAGCGTCAAGGTTGAGATGGGCGAGGCGCCGGAACCAGAAGATCTGAAACTCGAAGCCGAGGTCACGGATGCGGGGAACGTGGTTCTGACCTGGACGAGATTCATGGGATCGGATTTTAGATTCTACAAGGTTTTGAGGAACGAGTTTCCAGGCGCCGAGTACCCCAGGGACGGATACCTGGCCGTCATCTCCAACCAAGAAGCCATCGGCCACACGGATTCCGACCCTCTTCCGGGGACTTCCTACTATCGTCTTTGCGCCGTGACCGGAACCGACAAGTACTATTCCGAGAGTGTGAAGGTCGAGATGGGCGAGGACCCTGGGAGGATCGAGGTAACTATCGGAGCCGGCAAGACCTTTGGGCCTGCTCCGTTGAGTGTCGTTTTCAGGGCAACGGCCAAGAAGGCCGGCGAGTGCCTCTTCCGCTGGGACATGGGTGACGGTACGGTCTTGTCCGGGGCCGAAGTCCGGCACACCTTCAGGGTGGAAGGCTCGTACACCGTGACCGTCCTGGCCACGGACAGGGCCGGGCGTACCGGGGAGTCTTCGATGGAGGTGAATGTTCTGGCCTCCGGCAATGCAACGGAGTACGCCTATATTTTGCCCTACTACACGTCCAGGGCCAATGAATGGACCGGGGTCGGCCTGACCAACGAAAGTCAGAAGGGCGAAGCCCATGTCAGCATCGAAGTCTACGACCAGTCGGGGGGCCTGATCTTCGGAGAGGATGTCGGCCAGCCAATTCCTCCCCAGGGGCAAATCGCCCAGGTCATCTCCGGTTTTTCCCGGACAGAGGGTTGGATGCTCATTCGGTCAGACGCTCCATTGACCGGTCTGTCCTTTTTCGGCACGAACGGCGTTGGCAACTACATGGCTGATATCCCTCTCGTCGATGCCGTCCATCCGGCACTGCGCATTCCCCACGTGGCTCAGGATCGGGAATGGAGCACGATGATCATGGTCTGCAACCCGAATCCGCAAACGGTTGAGGTTGTTTTGACCTTTGTCGGCCAAAACGGCGTCGATGACGGTTCCAGGACACTGGAGATTGATGCTTTGGGCGCGGCCAAGATCAGTCTGTCGGATATCGCCGCCAGCCAAGGAAAGGGCGGGAGTGTCCGCATTGTCAGCGAACCGGGCGTAGCGGCCTTTGCCCTGTACGAAAATTTGAAGTTTAACGGCAAGTGTTTTTCGGGCATCGCCGCAGTGCCCATTGAAAGCGATATTCCGACCGATCCCTTCGAGTAG